Genomic segment of Pelmatolapia mariae isolate MD_Pm_ZW linkage group LG6, Pm_UMD_F_2, whole genome shotgun sequence:
ttcttccattGTTAAATCAAAGCACAGATTTATAAGAATCATGTATTTGGCTCACTTTTCATGACCAAGCGTTGTGTTACCAGGTCACACTGGGCTGTGCTTACCTGGCACGAGCAGAAGGTGGAGCAGGATTTAACCTCTGAGTTGAGCGttatgtttgtgtctttgtgagaCGGTTGAGTGTTGGGCTGTTGTGTACAGCAGCTGTTGTTtggggcgattgtggctcaagagttgggagttcgtcttgtaattggaaggttgccggttcgagccccggcttggacagtctcggtcgttgtgtccttgggcaagacacttcacccgttgcctactggtggtggtcagagggtggcgccagtgtccggcagcctcgcctctgtcagtgcgccccagctgtggctacaatgtagcttgccatcaccagtgtgtgaatgggtggatgactgaatgtgtaaagcgctttggggtccttagggactaaatAAAGCGCTATACAGATACAGGCCATTTAGCATTTTACATGATTACAGGCCCATGAAGGCTGGAACACTTTCATCGAAATaaagtgaagtgaagtgaagtAAAGATGATGTGACATCTGAGTGGTGCCATTACTGTGATAAATAGTGTTATTAAGAATCCCTCCTGTGTCCAGTACTCGCAGGCGGCCAATACGATGTCGGACGTGGTGGAGTGCCAGCAGGCCAAGGAGCTGGGGGCCATCAACAGCACCCTGAGGTGAGTCCACAGACCTCCTGCTCTGTCTttatctgcagcttgttttcaCCGGGCCTCAGCAACTCAAACATTTACCAGTGTGTGACCGGCAGCTGCTGGTAGTTTTCCACCAGGCGACACTTCAAAGTGCAGACCGAGCCCACCAGGGCGTTCTCCTACAGGAAACATGGAGGTTCCTTTGTGAAGCAGCGGACCGGCTGGTGCAAACAGACAGGATGTGACAGTGTAAAAGTCTTTGTATTACAAACACCAAGCCGCTTTACTCACGTGGGTTTGAAATGTAACGAATAAAGAGGCAGGAGGCAGCGTCTCCTGATGAAGGCAGCGTGCCACCACACTCACATCACATCCGCTGATGTGGCCAGATGTGCACCTCTCAGACTGTCTAACCTCGCGTGACGCAGTGACCACACGAGTGAACGCTGCTCCGTGTTAATGACACGTCAGTAAAGAAGAACCACTCCATGATTTCTTTGTTCTGGTTGGCACTTCCTCTCCTCCAACAGCAGCGCGATGTGACATCATGTTTACAGTTTGTGCTGCGCGTGTGCACGGCAGTCTGTGCCTTCATGTTGTCCTCGCCCAAGCAGCACAATGCAGTGAGCTTAGATGACACGTCGGAGCTGAAATGCACAAATCTGACCTTTACATGCATCTTTGCATATTCTGATCCTGAGTCAGTTTTCACAGGGCAGCTGTGAACCTCTGGAATTGAAAGAATCCTTAGATCTGGATCAGTTATTAGAAGTCTGGTTTAACGACTTTATGCTCGTCTTGTAACCCTCCATGTGATCTCCCAGTCTCATCTCTTAGCAGAATATCTCACCCATGTAGTTTTTAGAGAAGTTGAACTTCTCTTACTTCCTTTCATTTAGTTTAATCTCGCTGTGTTTACCTGGAATATGAAATGAGCTTGAGCTCATCACGGATCTGAGCCATCAGTTCTGGCTGCACTGGTTTCTCCCCCGTCTCTGCTCCCAGTGCCCAGTTTGTGCACctcctcacacacagaggagcaGATGAGGATGGGCTTAATCAAAGGCACGTGTAATAAACTGACAGCAACTCCACAGACGCTCACTTAAGTGCATGTGGAGTTTGCGTGTGCAGTAAGGGAAACATCCCTGCAGCTTTTGCAGGGTGATGCTGGTTTCAGACTCACGTGACCTTTACTGGAATCATGTTTAAAGTCAACAGACATCCTTTATTAAGAATGAAGTGACGGGAGACGACGTTTAAGAAAAGTTTGAAAATGAACATTTACATGGACATTGTGATCAAACTGTGATCTCCTGTTTGGTCTTCATGTCTTGTTAGCTGTCGAGTAAAGCTCATGGTTAgaacatgtgtgtattttttctgGTTCCAGTAACCAGAGTAAGGAGGCGTTCGCTGACTGGGCGAGACACGACGACGCTCAGGATCACTTCTGTGAGCTGGACGGTGAGCATCTCTTtactctgtgtatctgtgagggCAGCACTATGAGGCATCAAACTTCACTACCAGGACAAATTCCTCATTTACAAAATCCCAAAATACAAAACTGTAACAGGCAGGATGTGTCCTTATTCCAGCTCTTTACATCAACTTTCCTGTACTGAGTTAAACGGCACATTTGTAGCCATCTCTAATGATGACCCTGAGCCACTGCCATCAGAGGCTTTTTTAATCCATGAAATGTGTTTCAGATGAGACGTCTCCAGATGCAGAGTATGTGGATTTGCTCCTGAATCCGGAGCGATACACCGGATATAAGGGTCCTTCAGCCTGGAGAGTGTGGAACAGCATCTACGAGGAGAACTGCTTCAAGTAAGCCTGGAGCTCACTGCACAGAAATGCTCATCTTTGAGGTTctactgaaaatgtgtttttgtgtccacAGGCCCAGGTCGGTGTATCGACCTCTGAACCCTCTGGCTCCCAGCAGAGGTGAGGATCAAAGTTGGAGCTGCTACCTTTACAAACCCTGCTGTGCACGTATACGTGGGAGGAGGGCTTAGCAGCAGGCTCACAGGTTCAGTTGTTGGAATTTTAATGAGCAGTGAGAGCAACCCTAGAATGACTCCAGAGCTTTAACCAGACTGGAGTGCACAGGTGAGAGAAGGACAGGTGGAAACTGAATGGGGAAGCAGGTGTGTGGGGATAGACAGCTGCAGCTGCGTCCCTGTTTGGATGCTGTCAGTTGTGCTCATAGCAGACTGAAGTGATGTCATGCTGCCAGCACAGTCTGCCGCCTGAATGAAGGTGTGCTGTCAGGGAGCCGAGAGCCTGCACAGGCCGTTCCGGTTCTTCCACACCGGTCACCGTTTCCAGAAAGACCGGCCTGTAGTCAGACTGCAGGAGGCGAGCAGCGGGTTGCTTCTACAGCAAACACGTAAACAGTACCTCACGAGCTGTTTCATTGGCTCTCAAACATGCAGACATTAGTCAGGTATAAATGAAGACTCTGACCTAACTGAAGTATTTCTGAGAACTTCCTGTCATGTTGATCTTCTAGCTGTTCACACATCAATGTACCTGCTTCAGCATGCTAGCCTCCTCCTGTTTATTACATACTGTGTCACAGGGTACTACAGCCTGAATATAGAGCTGGATTCAAACGCAGGCTCTTCAGTGTATTTAACGTGCACCTTAGATGTCTGTGCGTGAAACTAGAGCTCATACGTTCATGGGTTAGTTAGTGTGTGGTATGTGTATGCCTAATCACTGCACCGATCTAACagtttccttccttccttctgtttctgtgttcagGAGACGATGATGGTGAGTAAACTAAACTTCTCTTGACTTGAATGTGTTTGTAGCCGTGTTGAAACCTAACTCTTCTTGTCCGTGTCGTTCATGTTGCAGGGGAAGGTTTCTACACCTGGCTTGAAGGTGGGTTCTGCCTCGTGTGCTCACGCCTCCACCACCCAGACTGACTTGAAGAACGCTGTTATCATTCCTTAGTCCCATCTCTTTCTCATGTAAATCACATAAAGCTGAAGCGTCTTTGTAGCTACAGCAGGCATGTCACTTCCTGTGGTTTTCAGCGTCTGTGTTCTGAAGTTAAACTGGTCTCGTCTCTGCTTCCTTTGGAAGACTTTGTGTGGGTAGGCTGACTGCTGACAGGAGGCCACAGAACACAGAGCTGTGGCTCATCACAGCCTGATGCGTAGATGCTGGACGCCTCATGGTGCTGTGATAAAATGCTGCTTCAAGCTGTGGATGTGATGTTCCACCCCGTTAAAGTTGCTGTAGCCCAAACACATCCCCTCTCTGTGTGATGAAAGCTGGCCTCTCATGTCACGTCCATGTCTCTTATTTAAAGTTCTGTGCTCAATAGCTGTGGATCATCTGCTGGTGCATCTGCATCTCTGCACCGTCACAAGTAAAGCTGATGTCCCAACACTACCAAACACATTTATTACAGATTTTGAGGTTTTCATCACACAACAGTTACATCTGTGGGATAAGTCTGCCTGTAGTGTGGCGCCGGGTCCAGGGTTGTACTGTAGTTCTGGTTGATGTTTAAGGCAGGACTATAAATCAGACATGCCTTTGTCAGTGTTATACAGTTTTGGGTGGACTGAAGCTTTAAGCTGAGCTTTGTTGGTTTCTGATTTTAAGAAACCCGTTGTCATCGCTGTCTCTCCAGGTTTATGTTTGGAGAAGAGAGTTTTCTACCGACTCATCTCAGGCCTCCACAGCAGCATCAACATCCACCTGTGTGCCGAGTACCTGCTGGACGGTACGACATCATACAGAGCAAACACACCTTGGGTGTTATGGCCACCACAGTATTGTTTTATTTGGATGACAGTGTAGTGTGCTGAGATaccagctaatgttagctagcttggttagcaGCCACCTGCTAGTTATTGCTAagtaacagactaataaaataaatcactgaCCAAAGCTGGGGCACAAACTGGGATGTGATCATTTTACAGTACACGTCTCTTTAGCAGAATCAGGTCTGCTGAAGCACGGCTGATGAGTCGCATGTACATTTTGCTTTTGGGATTAGTTATGCTGATGAACTGACTCAGTGATGGTGTTTTTCATGCTgtaagttgttgttgtttggctCTTCAGAGGGATGGGGACGCTCAGTGTGGGGTCCAAACGTCCAGGAGTTTCGTCAGCGTTTTGACATGGCAGAGACAAAGGGGGAGGGCACGCGACGCCTGAAAAACCTCTACTTCCTGTACCTGATCGAGCTGCGGGCGCTCTACAAGGTGGCGCCGTACTTTGAACGAGCCATCGTCAACCTATACACAGGAAATGCTCAGGAGGACGGAGAGACCAAAGACCTGCTGCTGCAGATCTTCAATGAGATCAAGTAAGAGGGAGGAGCTTGATTCTTGTCAGGACAGGCCAAGACCAGCATGAGCTAAAACTCATGGATATCTTAGTGGGGTTATTTTGTTTCCTACAGACTCCCATCAGGAGTTAGTGGGACCTACTacatcagtgttttattttcttatttgacCCCTTAAAGAAAATGTTGTGGGGTAAAGCAGCTTCTGTGACTCAGTATAGACCCAGACATCCAGCCAGAAACGCCTGGAGTCGGCACCCAGCTAAGCTCTGATAGCTTCCTCCCTCCATGATTGCCATTGATGTGCTTCAGTCCTGTAGAGGATTGCGCTGTTCTGAAAGCTGTTGTGACCGAGCCTTTAGCTAGCACAGTGTTGTCATGGTAACGAGCAGGTTAAATGATCCACACAGCCCAAAGTTCACGGTGATCGCTGACTGTGATGTCCATGTTGTTGCCTGCCACATGGTCCATGCTGTGTGATGCTGCACACCAGGATTATATGTTATATTATATGTACATGGCACCAAAGCACATTAGTCACTTTAAAGCTTTTTATATTCTTAGGTAAAGACCCCACAGTAATACAAAGAAGACCCAACAGTCACACGACCCCCCCATGAGCAAACACtgggtgacagtgggaaggaaacacTCCCTTTTAATAACTTGATCTAAGACGGAAACAGAAGAACTTGGATTTAAatgagttcagttcatttttgctACATAATAGGTTTGTGGGGAAAATTGATCATCAGCAGATCAGTGAAGCTGTCACATGGAGACAAAGGCAGACCCTTCCTACAGCAGCCATAAATACTATATTACTTATGTAGagagtattattattatcatcatcactgTTTCTGGACCTCTGTGTGTCTTCCAGAGCCTTCCCCATGCACTTCGATGAGAAGTCCATGTTTGCTGGACACAAACTGGAAGCCAAAACATTAAAGGTAAAAACTAAAGCTGCTACATCTACATATGAACATCAGCGCATGAAACTCTGTTTAGTCTGCATTCTGTATTATACCATACCTCCTTATGTGAAGCTGTAGCTCTGTCTGtcgctctgtctgtctgtccgagtgtctgtctgtctctctgtctgtccgagtgtctgtctgtccgtctgtctgtctgtctctccgagtgtctgtctgtctgactgagtgtctgtctgtctgtccgagtgtctgtctgtctgactgagtgtctgtctgtctgtctgtccgagtgtctgtctgtctgtctgtccgagtgtctgtctgtctgtctgtctgtctgtccgagtgtctgtctgtccgtctgtctgtctgtccgagtgtctgtctgtccgtctgtctctctgtctgtctgtctgtctgtccgagTGTCTGTCtgagtgtctgtctgtctgtctgtccgagTGTCTGTCtgagtgtctgtctgtctgtctgtccgagtgtctgtctgtccgagtgtctgtctgtctgagtgtctgtctgtctgtctgagtgtctgtctgtctgcctgtctgtctgcctgtctgtctgcctgtctgtctgtctgtctgtctgagtgtctgtctgtctgtctgtctgtctgtctgagtgtctgtctgtctgtctgtctgagtgtctgcctgtctgtccGTCTGAgtgtctgcctgtctgtccgagtgtctgtctgtctgtctgtccgagtgtctgtctgtctgtccgagtgtctgtctgtctgtccgagtgtctgtctgtctgtccgagtgtctgtctgtctgtctgtctgtctgtctgagtgtctgtctgtctgtctgtctgtctgtccgagtgtctgtctgtctctctgacaGAGGGAGTGTGCGTTCTATCCAACTCTGTTTTTCTTGTAGTTGTGACAGAGCAGGCGTCCTCTgtgatgagtgtgtgtttgacgAGGTGTCTGGTCCTTTGATAGTCAGGAGGATAAAGAGGACTCTGTCATGATGCTTGTTGCTGCCCTGGGTTCAGTCACTTTCTCCACAGCATGAGCAGCAGCGCAGTTATAATCCACAGCTTTGCTCCTGATTGTAGTTCTAAACAGTCTGAAACAGCGTCCTGTAATCGTTCTTGTTGCAGGAGGAGTTTCGTCTCCATTTCAAGAACATCTCCAGGATCATGGACTGTGTGGGCTGCAGTAAATGTCGCCTCTGGGGGAAACTGCAGGTGCGTCTTTGCACGTGTTCATCCTAGTTAGTGCATTTTAAAGCCAGCACAGTCTCAGATCTGCAGGTGGAGGTAAGGTCCCCTGATGTGGAGCCACCATAGAAGCCTCCATTAGGAAGAAAGACACGCTCGCCATGTTTGTTAGAGCTCAGGTGTAAAAGCCTATGTAGCACTGAATGTAACTGTGAATACGTAGCATCATATATGACCGCACCACGGTGTCCTTAACACGTCTTCAGTTTCCACAGCAAGACATCATTGTTAAGGTTCGAGTCACGGTTAGCCTGCTGTCATTAGGAAAATCAGTGTTGTCCCAGTACGTGAACAAATGTCAACTTTAGACAAATCCAACATAAAGCTCTGTGCACGCTGCAGCTGCAGGTCTGTTGTGTGTGTTCTGCTGGAGAACCTCTCTACAGACTCTTTCACACCCGTCATGTTACTGTCAGTTTACCCGTACAATGTTCCTGCAGCCTCTGTGTTGTTCATGAAACAGTCTAAAAATCTCATCCTGTAAATCAAATACAGGTTTATGAGATGTTTTATTTGAATGTAACACAGCATCCCAGCATCTTTGGAGCTGGGCTTGTGTAGAAACGTCTGTAATTCAGACTTATTGCAATAAAAGCCTTTAAACTAAAGCTTGTTGGGTTTAAAATGCACTGTGGTGATTTAGAGGCCAATCTGCCCCCAAACTGTGGATCAGACTGTATGTTCCCCGTCATGTGGCTGTGATTTGTAGGCTTGGTCCTCAAACTGAAGTGTTATAGAGTTTGTGTTGTGTGCAGACTCAGGGTCTCGGTACTGCTCTGAAGATCCTCTTCTCTGAGAAGGAGATCAAGAACCTTCCTGAACACAGCCCATCCAAAGGCTTCCAGCTTACTCGTCAGGAGATCGTGGCCTTGATGAACGGCTTCGGCAGGTATGCTTCTGCTCCGTGTGAGCGTGGGTCACTGCCCGCAGGTCACTGTGCACTCTGTCCTGTCCAGCAGTCTAACATGTTGGTGCTATTTGTCTCCGATCTCCGTAGGTTATCCACCAGCATATATCAGCTCCATCACTTCCGTCAGCTGTTGGAGGAGAAAAGGTAACAGGAGGCGATGCTCCACCTGGACAGCAGGCGTCACCGTCCCACACTGCAACAGTCTACCTGCTCTCAGAAGAAGGCCTCCTGCATGGACCTGAGGACCAGCCGTGACCCCTGTTTTTGTCCCATGAACCGCCCCTCTATAAGCCCCTCCCCCCGTCACACATCATGAATGTTAATTCTTCAGCCTCCTCTCGCCTTCATCAGAAAATATTTGGAACATTTAAACCGACACGTTTTTCTCTACTCTTGAAACTTGTCCTCGaattatttttgaaaagaaaaaagcagcagaTGTTGATGTAGAGCAACGGGAACAGAGCGAGGCCTTGGCGACGAGAGGCCCGCCGCAGCAGGAGACTGTGGTTTACAGCTGCTGGGGAGA
This window contains:
- the ero1b gene encoding ERO1-like protein beta isoform X1, with amino-acid sequence MWKVTFQAFGVLLLAWLLGNFVLGWFQQNTKPQTQHSEQHPSRTSESQDQSCFCHLTGVLDDCFCDVESIDIFNNFKIYPRIRKLTERDYFRYYRVNLKRPCPFWPDDGHCSIKDCHVEPCPESKVPVGIKSGNYNKYSQAANTMSDVVECQQAKELGAINSTLSNQSKEAFADWARHDDAQDHFCELDDETSPDAEYVDLLLNPERYTGYKGPSAWRVWNSIYEENCFKPRSVYRPLNPLAPSRGDDDGEGFYTWLEGLCLEKRVFYRLISGLHSSINIHLCAEYLLDEGWGRSVWGPNVQEFRQRFDMAETKGEGTRRLKNLYFLYLIELRALYKVAPYFERAIVNLYTGNAQEDGETKDLLLQIFNEIKAFPMHFDEKSMFAGHKLEAKTLKEEFRLHFKNISRIMDCVGCSKCRLWGKLQTQGLGTALKILFSEKEIKNLPEHSPSKGFQLTRQEIVALMNGFGRLSTSIYQLHHFRQLLEEKR
- the ero1b gene encoding ERO1-like protein beta isoform X2, whose translation is MLRKMILFLALSGLLHSELTGVLDDCFCDVESIDIFNNFKIYPRIRKLTERDYFRYYRVNLKRPCPFWPDDGHCSIKDCHVEPCPESKVPVGIKSGNYNKYSQAANTMSDVVECQQAKELGAINSTLSNQSKEAFADWARHDDAQDHFCELDDETSPDAEYVDLLLNPERYTGYKGPSAWRVWNSIYEENCFKPRSVYRPLNPLAPSRGDDDGEGFYTWLEGLCLEKRVFYRLISGLHSSINIHLCAEYLLDEGWGRSVWGPNVQEFRQRFDMAETKGEGTRRLKNLYFLYLIELRALYKVAPYFERAIVNLYTGNAQEDGETKDLLLQIFNEIKAFPMHFDEKSMFAGHKLEAKTLKEEFRLHFKNISRIMDCVGCSKCRLWGKLQTQGLGTALKILFSEKEIKNLPEHSPSKGFQLTRQEIVALMNGFGRLSTSIYQLHHFRQLLEEKR